A single genomic interval of Scylla paramamosain isolate STU-SP2022 chromosome 4, ASM3559412v1, whole genome shotgun sequence harbors:
- the LOC135099712 gene encoding RNA-binding protein Musashi homolog 1-like, with amino-acid sequence MSHVEASCTLQAVPALKHYTGINVYKSLRKHSPVPTSRNIDLVKGDHLKMEGVSTGDHMNGSSGASQGGSSGRSSPSDPAPNKMFVGGLSWQTTPEKLREYFGSYGTVRDVLIMKDPVTQRSRGFGFITFGDASSVEKVISVPNHVLDGKKIDPKHATPKNKGKTNRTKKIFVGGVSQETSAEEVKAYFSSFGKVEEAVMLMDNQTKRHRGFGFVTFECEDVVERVCDIHFHTIKNKKVECKKAQPKEAVQAASLLSKRLIVGQSGLASPIVTAQSAHIQAAAAAAAAAQAAALSGYGKLMGGGTYPPLSAYRYTPYPLPSTALTSAGIPTGGAPHTTALPTGPTLSAVSAAPTIANQAAALSTSANHSIPTLSTHAGLTTPYQGYSLTNVDMSSFQGVDWNAMYGVGMYA; translated from the exons ATGTCCCACGTGGAGGCCTCCTGCACACTCCAAGCGGTCCCGGCCCTCAAACACTATACGGGCATCAACGTGTACAAGAGCCTACGCAAGCATTCACCAGTACCCACGT ctAGGAATATTGATCTGGTCAAAGGTGACCACCTCAAGATGGAAGGAGTGTCTACCGGCGACCACATGAACGGGTCTTCAGGAGCTTCACAGGGCGGGTCATCAGGACGCTCATCTCCCTCCG ACCCCGCCCCCAACAAGATGTTTGTCGGGGGCCTTTCATGGCAGACAACCCCTGAGAAACTGCGGGAGTACTTTGGTTCCTACGGCACTGTGCGGGATGTGCTCATCATGAAGGACCCTGTGACACAG cGGAGCCGTGGCTTTGGCTTCATCACATTTGGAGATGCCAGCAGTGTGGAGAAGGTGATCTCTGTCCCAAACCATGTGCTGGATGGCAAGAAGATTGATCCCAAGCATGCCACCCCCAAGAACAAGGGTAAAACCAACCGCACTAAGAAGATCTTTGTTGGAGGGGTGAGCCAGGAGACCAGTGCTGAGGAGGTCAAggcttacttctcttcctttggcAAG GTGGAGGAAGCCGTCATGCTGATGGACAACCAGACCAAGCGTCACCGTGGCTTTGGCTTTGTCACTTTTGAATGTGAGGACGTGGTGGAGCGTGTCTGTGACATCCATTTCCACAccatcaagaacaagaaagtgGAATGCAAGAAGGCCCAGCCTAAGGAGGCTGTCCAGGCTGCCTCACTCCTTTCAAAGAGGTTAATAGTAGGCCAGAGTGGCCTGGCCAGCCCCATAGTCACTGCTCAGTCAGCCCATATtcaagctgctgctgctgcagctgcagctGCTCAGGCTGCTGCCTTAAGTGGCTATGGCAAGCTGATGGGTGGGGGCACATACCCTCCACTGTCTGCCTACCGTTACACACcttatcccctcccctccactgcCCTCACATCAGCTGGCATCCCTACAGGTGGGGCTCCCCACACCACTGCCCTTCCCACAGGCCCCACTCTATCTGCAGTTTCTGCTGCTCCCACCATTGCCAACCAGGCAGCTGCCCTGTCCACCTCAGCCAACCATTCTATCCCCACACTGTCCACCCATGCTGGGCTTACCACTCCTTACCAGGGATACTCCCTCACCAATGTGGACATGAGCTCCTTCCAGGGAGTTGACTGGAATGCCATGTATGGGGTGGGCATGTATGCCTAG